The sequence below is a genomic window from Theobroma cacao cultivar B97-61/B2 chromosome 6, Criollo_cocoa_genome_V2, whole genome shotgun sequence.
CATTACAGTCTTTCAACCTAAGACCCACAGCCACAGCAAAACCAACTGTTACTTCTGGTCCCACGACGAATGTCAAAGTCACCGCAATTTTGCAGAAAGCAAATGCGATACGCCAGGTTTCAGTTTGCCCTGTTTCACTTTTTTGCTTTAATTATCATATTTCATTTGTTCTCTTATGGATCACACCATCAAATTAACAACTATGAAACTCGTTCAGGCTGTTGGGAGTGATGATGGCGAAGATGATGATAACTGGAGTGACACGTAAACCATTTTGGGATATGGATGCGTAAGATAATGGGCAGTAAATCCTCTCAGTCTCGAGTTTTCACATGTGGATGAGGCTGTTTAACATGTGTATAATCCTTGCcttatttttgtaattagtTAGTGGGCGCATTTGTATCTTATATAGCGATTATTTGCTTTCATTTCCTGAGTAGTTAAATGCTTTGAACAGGTATTTAGGTGAGTCGTGATGTAAGTTTACAACAATGAGGCAATGGTTCATGCATAATGCATGAAAATAtggtagttttttttttttaatttttttagtcgggacacaatttctttttaattggaATAATTGTTATATCCTTTTATCGAGATCAACCCAGAATGAATCATTTGGTAACAGTGGAATATGCAAAGGTTTTCCCTGCCGAAACTTGCTTCGTTATTTTGGCAACAGTTGCGTGACATGAACTATGGATTGATGATTGAAACAGGCAAAAACTGGAGTTTTCCATAGATTATAATGCAACTTGCTATAAATAGACGAGTTCTTTAGTTTTGGCCTTTGAATAGAAGGAAACGGTGGAGTCTCGTGTCAGGTTTAGAACAAGGATAATGATTGCATCACCCCCTGTCTTGTCTTGCTTGAAAATGTGTCATTCCCAAGGCAAATTTCAACGGCAGCAAAACACAGCAGTGTCCACGTAATTGCCTGGAGGGGTAGCGTTGGTTTCGATCTTGAATCACTGTTTCCGTGTGTTTggaattggaattttcaaTTTAGCTGTGAGATTCAAGTCATCTTATTTAATCTAAATCTTTTGTTATTATTCTTCACAAGAAAGCCTTAAAGTAAACCCATAAAGTGTATTTGAGTGAGAATCTTTCAAGACAAGAGGCAAATAACTAGAAAATTGGCAAATTTcctgttcttttttttttttaagttttaattcgTCAAAGTGTGTGTTATTTGATTTATGCCCATCGGCTTTGCACCAAGAATCAAGGGATGAgaacccatcatcatcaaataatcaaataaagaaaCTGGAACAAGAGTTGACAAAATTAAGATGCCAGCCTTCCTATGCTAAACCTAAAGATTTAGCTTCAACCGGAACAGATTTAAAAACTCCAACACCACGACTTCTCCGGTGAATTAATAACCATTTTATTTGCAAGTTGCATGCAGCAGCAGCATCTTCAcagtaaattaaatatttgagtCTCAAATCACACTCATATTCAAAATACACGTGATAAACACATTTCCATACGACAAGGTTTTCACTTGTTTAAATCCAGAAAATGTCaccttatttatttatggattgttttttcaatgaatttatataaataaatgtatGGAGGAAAATTATTTTCCTCCATAGAAACAACTCGACGAGCTTTGCACGTGGTTACCTTAAATATTgtctaattttatttatttggaaaaaaaccaaaaagttTTAATGTTCATATCAAactaatttattatattggccaattaaaaATAcctaatttattcatttttttattttaattatagtCGGCAATGAATAGCATGCGCCACACGCTAGAGGCCAAACTCCAGCTGCAAATttgagagaagaaagaaacttAAGAACAAAGGGACTTCATTAATCCTTGATGACACAATTAATAATGCAAATTCATGATCATAAgttaagattaaaataaagatattggGCGGTAGAGATTATGCAAAGGATCTTTGCCACTATGGAAAAAGAGTTCATTAACAAGATTATATGCGCCATTTCATTGCAAAAGGATCGGGATAATAACCAAAGGAATTGACTAAAGCTTCAGGGAGAACTTTGCCTTTTCATTGTTATTCGTTACTAATTagtcaaagaaaaataaataaaaagaataaaggaaTTAAGAAAGATTTACACATACtttaacccaaaaaaaaaaaagaagttgcAATAAACATGCATGAATCTTTTTGCGATTTGCCCATCTCCTACTGTTTAAAAGTTGGCCACAAAAGGTTGTGGAAGCTCTCAAAGCTTTGGCTCAAACCCAAGAATCATTTGTCTCTTTCTTAGGCTAAAGCCTTTTGGTTTGGAGCCCTTGCCATGCGGGCAAAGCTGAGAGATGGGTTCCACAGGGCTAGGCTAGGCTACACCACATGGTAAGAAATGTACCACTATAGTTTGGAAAAACATACATGCATCTACACGAGGCCCTATTATCTTAATGAACAACTTTGTTTTTCCTCTTATTATATTAAGCCTATAGTTTTGCACTTGCCTTTAATAGAGCTCCCAGACTAGAATTGATTggtgaaggaaagaaaaaaaaaagtgtaaataattaaataaaaagcaaTAAAGAAGAGtggatagagagagagagagactttcTTAATAACTTACATTTTATTAAAGCAACTTGCTACAATCAAGAAGCACAACATCAAGCAACTTGCTGCAAATTAATATATCTTTTTCATCCCCATCCTTGAAACAAAACATCTTAACCCAAACTTGATTAGTACACTCCCTTTGGGTTAACCCAAAGCAATTCTTTTGTTCAAGGATGTGAAAAGGGCACTCCCATAAAAAagatatctttttttttcccctttaatctttatgaattctttaacttttttcaattaaaaagcatcgaaaagaaaaagttcatctttttttttttttccaacaaaaaggaacgAAAATGCTTCTTTGTCTACAttatataattggaaatggtGACGGAAATGAGGCTGCTTTTTTGCATTAATCTAATGAGAttcctttattaaataaaggggtgttaaacaaattaaagccCATATATCATGAAAACTACTTTCCATTGCTAAAATGTTTGCAAACTGATGAAAGCTATGGAGATTGGAGAGCTTCCAGGCCACCCCAACAAGCAAGTGATGGGTCGAAATCCATTGAAACCTGAAAAAGATGCCATGCAtgaagcaaataaaaaaaagaaaaaggaattgcAATTCCATGATCTATCTCCAACTTTAAGGATTACTATGAGAACTTTTATGATCTGAATTCTGACCCACTTagtttcttttgtcttttataAAGTTTATTTGTTTGAATATATAATAACAAGTGATGATGATGCATTGCTTGCTGGGAAGCAAGGTAGAGGACTGGTGGAATCTGATTGGACATGAGACTTCTCTTAAAGCATTTAAAAAGCACCTTTCATATAAAAGCTAATTTTTATGGATTgggaaaattttaattaccaTTGATTTGGATCACAAGCAGGCAACCCCATAGGAGCTCATTGTTATTCTTCCAAACCACCCATAGTTTTTCTCTTATCAAATTGATCAGCTTGTATCCATCATTTCATGCAGGATGCAGCTAGCTAGtggaattcttttttttctcttttagcTACAGTCTCTCCTTTCTTGGACTTATATAATCTTAGAAAGAAATCGATGAAAAGTAAACAATCAAATGAGTTCCAGATTTTCAAACCCAAAGTAGGAAGGATTTAATTAGCTTTATCttctgcattttttttttggtttgaaatAGAATATATAGTAGAAAAATGAAACCCCATTGGAACCAAAACTTTATCCCTTTATGCTCTAATTCTCCATCACTTTGACACTTTGTACGCAAACCTACCTGGATTGGGACCCACTTTTGGActtttttatatgttgaaTATTGATGACGTGGAGTAATGATGTGGACAAAAAGCTCATCATCAGCTTTTCCACGCCACCTACCTGGTTATTGGCATTGGCGGCTTCGgccttcacatgcttattTTCCTTTCAATTTCCAGCACTTTTTCCCCCACACCCTCCCTCCTCCCCATATATATAACCACTCAAACACCCCTTTCGCCCCAAACCAAAGAAACGCTCATCGCTTTTGTCCCCTGTCTCTGTCTTTGTCcttgtctctctttctctaatGGTCATGGCCAGCCAAGAAGGGCAAGGGATCAAGTTATTTGGGACAACGATTGCGTTGCATGGAAGACAAGTAAAAGAGGAACAAAACAAAGCTGATCATCCGGCCTTGGATAAGAGGCCAGACAAGATCATACCATGTCCTAGATGCAAGAGCATGGAGACCAAATTTTGTTACTTCAATAACTACAACGTTAACCAGCCTAGACATTTCTGTAAAGGTTGCCAGAGGTACTGGACGGCAGGTGGGGCTCTTCGGAACGTTCCGGTGGGGGCTGGTCGCCGGAAAGCTAAGCCGCCTGGTCGTGATCTTGGTGGGTTCGCGGAAGGGTGCTTGTATGATGGGTCTAGTGGGGTGCACCAGTTTGAGCTGGAAGGGATGGCGCTGGATGAGTGGCAGGTAGCGGCAGCGAATGGTGGTTTCCGGCAAATTTTCCCAATGAAGCGAAGGCGGATCAGCTGCTCAGGTGGTCAACCTTATTGATATTCAATAGTATTTCTTATCttatcaattttctcttgcttGGAAAAGGTTTCAaacaaagattaaaaaattgtACGGACTATAGACTAATGTAAATACAGGCTGGTCTTTGCTTAATTAGTCTTCTAATGTtagtattatttaatataatattaaaaaaaatgtgtaaATATCAAAAAGTTTTGGATTAAGTAGATGTACTTAGGGATTAGTGTTTCCAAATTGCGGTGCAGCAAGGGAGAATCAATGATTAATCAAATGCTGCcttgtaatttaattaggaGAAATGTGCTAATCGCTGATCATGAGGGTTTCATGTGGTAATGTCACTAGGCCAAAATCAACCTACCGAGGAGTCCATGATCcaatttaattaacaatatttGAGATCACCGGcaagttcatcatcatcatcatcttgattatgCACGTGCTAAATTGGACGGATCATAAGATGGGGGCAGAGAATGGCCAATATTCTTCGGACAACAACGGTTGAGGCATGATTAACGCAAGCTAATGCACATGTAAACTGCTAAAGATTCAACGGATAACGTTGAGATATCGGAGCACAGCCTGGACGTGGGGAAGAATTCTAATCCTATCAAAATCCATTTTCATTGAAGATTTTGATGTATCCATCTAGTAACCCAAAAAAGATGAGGTCATTGGATCTtcaatcaaagaaatttatatAAGCCCTACGTACCAGGAAACAAAGGGTTGTAAATTAGACAATTATTCATCCAGGCAAGTCCACATTTTTAGTAGAAAACTATAGTTTTCttgttcctttttcttttgtttttgtgctATTGGGTAACAAATAGATTCCATATTGATCATGTTAGGGATAAGGTGAGACCTTACCCTTCACAGATGTAAGAggtttttgtttcatttcGTTACCAGTGGACTTTGGGTTGGAATTAATGAAAAGGATTGTTCATGTCTTCAAGCATTGATTCTTCTTGGTATTATTCAGTGAAAAGTGGTACTGTTTCGTGACGAACAAACTTGGCTTGAGTCGTATTCAATGAAACTGTGAGAGTTCCATGTCATTTTTAGCGGTAGAGCTAGCTCTgatctcttcctttttttactttttccccaaagaaaaagatgacCAACTAGGCCAGTAAAGGCAGCAGCAGGCCGAAGACTATCACTATCTCTCAACAGAGTTGATGGTTGATAGGATACCCAACACCTCTTATTTGATCCCTCTTGTATACCTATATAAACTGGTAacttaaaaaaagattgaaaaccTAAAGGGAAGCCTATTGCTTCAAACTCATCTTTGATTATCTGGTTTTGAATTGCTAGATTATGTTGGGAAGCTGAACCACTATGGCGTTCATTCTTTGTTTTCTGTCTTCCACTTTTGCCTCTGGGTTGGAAAACAGAAAACACAGATGCCTTTAGGTACAGAGTTCGGCATCTTATCAACAACTAGAATGAGGTAATTAAATTCCTACGGATTAGTTGAAACTGGTGTGGATATCTTCAAGATTAAACAAGTGCATTGAATGAGTATATAACATGAGAAAGAACAAGAATAATATTCCGTAGTAAGCCTTTCCACACAGTCCTGTACTGTTCTTTAGATCTGTTTTGTCGAATAAAGTTCATTCGAAAAGGACAGTTTGCGACAAGATTCCTGCCAAGTGCATGGATGAAATCCTACATTCTTGTTAATGGTTATCAAGTATCTGTAGTTAAATACAATGAATGATATCCAAAAAGAGTGAGGATTGGAGATTCAAGTGAtggatgatgccattataaaacaaaaacagcaCATGCAAAGAATAACAAAGAGGGCAACCTATCAGAAAGAAACTAATCTTGAAACGTTAGGATAAAGCAGGGGAAGGAGAAATGAACCAGCAACGAAGAAGTATATACGGTTCATGTTAAGAGTCATCTGAAAGTAATTAGTAATTGCCATAAAATCAAACTTAGAATGGTTGCACATGGCACTAGCTAATTACTTACTGTCAAATGCTATTGTAAACCAATTTCCAAGGTACCGAAAATTTGCCCATTTTGTGCCATGAAGCTGCAAAACAAGGATCATCAGCAATGTTTCTATGCACTTTGTTCTACTATCAGcctataaaagaaaaagaaagaaaaatgatagaTGTTCTGTGGCAGCATCTAGAGCTGTAGACTAGCCTCTTCCTTGTCCTGGATTTGGTTAGTCACCCTCATTTTTAGGCTGCGTCCCCTGATCTCCTGTGTCTGCTATGCTGCCTTCAGTTGCTGGCTGACCTCCTTGCGCTGATGTGCTTGCTTGGCTACTTTGAGACCTGATGAAACCAATCAACAGAGTCGAATTAGACTAAATACAACGAGTCCTCATAACTCACTGTAGTGGAAACAGAGTGGATTATGCATAAACCACATGCTCAAGTCATAGAACTCTGAgataaaaaacacaaaaagcaATACCCTATTGCATGGAATTTTTTATACTTGACCAGCAAATTTGGCCACATATCTAACTGCATTCAATAATTTCAGTCCAGACTAACTATTGCCTTGGCTAAGATATAGATATTTGGTTTAAATCCATAAATCTGCAACATTTCAGTTGGGTTGGGCTcgaaatgaaattaaacagGATGCCCACTTCGGATTTAGATTTGCCTATTGATAGTATTGAAGGGAAAGCCCTAATTGATGTGGGTTGTTGTCCCGATGGAATGGGGGCTAATTCCAAGAAAAGACGCCCTATAGTAGTAAAGAATTTCCATTTATGTGGTAACAGAGAATGGAATCCAATGCTGGAAACAATGGAAAAAACCAATTTTAATTGCCCCATTGACTAGTGTAGACTAAAGAAGTTGAAGTACTGTTTCATTCAAGAAATTCATATACTCATATTCTTTCCTTCAAGACTAGCATAGGTGATTTTCATGTTACctaatcaaagaaaaatatgtaatgcaaaataattgaaaagaatCTTAATATATGTAGTGCATTTGCaacaaaaattcaaggaaGAAAGTTGACAGAAACTTCCAAGATTCTAACCAATTAGAAATAGCAGAGAAAGAGACAAGTCAAAAGTCACGATAAGAGTTAAGAGATGCGAAAAAGAAATGTTTTTGATATCACTACCAGGTAAGTGCTTAACAAAGAAGCGATTAATTAGAAGGACCAAAGACCAAAAGACTTGACAAGAATTCAAAGAAGAACACGATGGAGAAGAAAGCAACATACCCACTTTCAGGATCGAACCAACTCCCGTCGCGCCATTCATGATGAAGTCTAACATTATAGAAAGCACAGTGCGCTTCCTTCCCATCACAATCCAACTTCACATGGTAGTTAGAATCAACTTTTCTTATAACAGTCCCAACCCTCCAAGCAAGGTTGACATAGGCGTCAACCTTGTCGGACACGACGATATTATGAGCACTTTTCGGGGGCAAAGGCCTTATTTCATCTGCGTCAACAGCTTCGACGATAGGGCTATATCCGTCCTCGGTTAACCGAGTATCGTAACGTACCAAGTACTTGTTACTTCCCATCGCAGCCAGATATTTTGCTTTGTAATAAATGCCTGAGAACCCTTCTTCCTTCTTGCATATCTCAATAGGATCATCGTATTTAAAATCCATTGTTTTGGAGCCCTCAAGAACGATCAAAAGAGCAGGGTGTAAGGGGGTTAAGAGAGGATTCTTGAAATGAGAAGAGAGTAAATCAGCGACAATTGGAATTTGAGAGCTTTGTACAGCGACCTTTtccttttaatataaaaaccAACGCTCTTAGTCATTTAACACTTCTTGAGAACTTGTATCAGCCGTTGGATCAACTCCTGTATAATTCCACAGCTTGCCATCTGTCCCCCAAAAGTCATACTACTACTATTGTTTTAGAAAAGGGTATAAGAAGACGCTATGGCGTTAACCGGTACCGATCGAGTCCTCCCTTAATTACCCGTTTTAGAAGTTtctagaaagaaaagaaatagctaaagttttttttttttgaaaatagctAAAGTtactttatataaattaacTTATCACGATAAttcttatatatttcaataaatattttaataatatttatttcaattttatgatattttatgtttattctTATacatttatatcaaaatttttaaatggttaaattttgttacaagtgtttttatttttattattatatatttataacttAACATTtgtaaatagttaaatatttttttttgaaaatataaatgaaaatgattaattttcagtaaaagtttgtttattttatctaaattaatttgttaCGATAACTTTTAtacatttatattaatattttaataatttttactttaactttatgatttttttttattacactcgagcatttgatttattggttggtgcattATCTTCCTGCCTAAAGAGCAGAGTTTGAATCTCCCCTctcccaattataaaaaaaaaaactttataattttttactattatttttgtaaatttacattaagatttttaaatggttaattttcattacaaatgtttttacttttattattatacatttgtaaattaatatttgtaactggttacatattttttacttaagaaaacaaatgtaaaagattaattttcactaaaaatatatttattttatttaaattggCTTGTTATAATAATCCTTATAATTTAGATATTTActataatttatgattttcaaACCACAAAGAGGTTTCACGgattaaaatgtaaaattacTTTAGAATATTGAGTTAGAAACTATATTAATCTATTTGTGTTGGTTCTAAATGAAAATTCTAAGTttcaaattatcaaaatttatatatatccAATTAAATCGTTGCACAAGAGATTAATTATCAAATACAAGAAAAGGTTTAGATCAATTATCAGGTGAAATTCATGACAGATCATTCATGAAATTCAGTTGCATTTGAACATCTCAACCAGTTAGAAGCAAGAAGCAACATCCATGCTAGAATCCCTCatgaatttcttataaaaattcaGCTGTTTTGAGCAATTAGCACGTTACATGCAAGATATATAGAACATGTATTAGGTAATTAGATACAATGAATGAAAACCAAAAAGAGTGAGGAGTGGAGATTCAAGTGACGGATGATGCCATTACAAAACAGAAACAGCAAATGTCAAGAATAACAAAGAGGGCAACCTATTAGAAAGAAATTAATCTGGAAACGTTAGGATAAAgcaggggaaaaaaaaatgaaccaaCGAGGAAGAAGTATATACAGTTCATGTTAAGAGTCATCAGAAAGTAATTAGTAATTGCCACAGGATCAAACTTGGAATGGTTGAACATCGCACTAACTAATTACTTATTGTCAAATGCTACAGTAAACCAATTTCTAAGGTACTGAAAATTAGCCCATTTTGTGCCATGAAGCTGCAAAACAAGGCTCATCAGCAATGTTTCTATGCACTTTGTTCTACTATCagcctaaaaaaaaaagaaagaaaaaaagatagaTGTTCTGTGGCAGCATCTGGAGTTGTAGACTAGCCTCTTCCTTGTCCTGGTTTTGGTTGGTCACCCTCATTTTTAGGCTGCCCCCCCTGGTCCCCTGTGTCAGCTATGTTGCCTCCAGTTGCAGGCTGACCCCCTTGCGCTGATGTGTTTGCTTGGCTGCTTTGAGACCTGATGAAACCAACCAACAGAGTTGAATGAGACTAAATACAACGAGTCCTCATAATTAACTCACTGTAGAGGACACAGAGTGgattattcataaaacacatgTTCAAGTCATAGACCTATGAGATAAGAACACAAAAAGCTTAGAGAGTCAGTGGTTTTGTTTTCAGCTTCATCTCGGGTTCCTAATTTTGGACTTATTCTTGAGAGTGATCCCATGAATGCAGTCCTTTGGGTTTCAAAACCAGCTGCAGCCCCATGGAGGATCAGAAATATTGTTTCTCAGATTAATTCACTGTGTTCAAAGTTGCTGGGTTGGAAATCAGACACGTTCCGAGATCGGGCAAGATATGACAGACAGCCTTGCCAAGGATGGGGTGGGAAGAGTGGGTGATCTGATACGTATCTACCCTTAATGAAGTTGCTTCCTACTGTGAGGTGTTGGTGCTTTCTTCTGATCCCCGTTTGCTCCTTTTTATAATgttgaggttttgatgcttctGGTGAGTTTTCTGTGAAGGTTCTGTTTTTGCTTGTGACTCCTAGGCTCTTGATTCTGATTTATATCAGTAAGAAACGGAAACAGCAAGTCTGTTGCTTCCATTTCTTACTGGTTGCTGACTAGAGTTTTCTTCTACGGGTGGTTTGGATGTCCGATTCTGTATAGGATAGCTTCTTTGGTACAGTTCCCTTTGTAATGGCAGTTTTTGTCAGCCATCTCGGCATCTGACTATACTACAAAGTCGGAGCCTTTTGTATGATACAGGGATTCCCTGATTGATCAATGAAACTCACTACTTAttcaacccaaaaaaaaaaaaaaactcaaaaagaaATCCCCTATTGcatggaattttttttacttagaGCGGCAAATTTGGCTACATAGCTAACTGCATTCAATAATTTAAGTCTAGACCAACTATTGCCTTGGCTAAGACATAGATATTTGGTTTAAATCCATAATATATGCTGCAAAATTTCAGCTGGGTTGGGCTggaaatgaaattaaacagGATGCCCATCCCAGCACTGGATTTGCCTATTGACAGTATTAGTCCAAGTATTGAAGGGGAAAGCCCTAATTGATGTGGGGGTGGTTGGTATATCGTTGGAATGGGTGCATATTCCAAGAAAAGACGCCCTATGGTACTAAAGAATTTCCACTTATAAGGTAACATAGAATGGAATCCAATGCTGGAAACAATGAAAAAGACCAATATTAATTGCCCCCATTGACTAGAGTAGACTAAAAGAAGTTGAAGTATTGTTTGGGCATTCAAGAAATTCATATACTCCATATTCTTACCTTCAAGACTAGAATAGGTAACTTTCTTGTTACCTAATCAAAACAGAATATGTAATgcaaaataattgaaaagaatcttaatatatatatatggtgcATTTGCAACAAAAATTCCTGGAAGAAAGTTGACAGCAACTTCCAAGATTCTAACCAATTAGAAATAGCAGAAAAAGAGACAAGTCAAAAGTCACGATAGGAGATGCAAAAAAGAAATGTTTTTGATATCAGTACCAGGTAAGTGCTTAACAAAGAAGCGACTAATTAGAAGGACCAAGACCCAAAGGACCTGACAAGAAGTCAAGCACACAACGGAGAAGAGAGCAACATACCCACTCCCAGGATAGGACCATCTCCCATTTCGCCATTCAAGATGGAGTCGAACTTTATAGAAAGCACAATGCTCTTCCCTCCCATTACAATCCAACTTCACATAGTAGTTAGGATCAACTTTTCTTGTAACAGTCCCAACCCGCCAAGCCAGGTTGACATAGGCTTCAACCCTGTCGGACACAACGAACTTGGTATAAGCAGTCTTCGGGGGCAAAGGCCTGATTTCATCTGAGTCAACAGCTTCGACAAGTTTCCTATATCCGTCCTCGTTGAAACGAGTATCATAACGTACCAAGTATCTGTTTCTTCCAATCGCAGCCAGAAAAGTTGCATTGTAGTAAATGCCTGAGAACCCTTCTCCCTTCTTGCATATCTCAACAGGATCTTCGTGTTTAAAATCCATTGTTTTGGAGCCTTGAAGAACGTGCAAAAGGGATGGCTCAGGGCAGGGCTTAAGGGGGTTTAAAGAGATTCTTGAAATGGGAAGAGAGTAAATAAGCGACAGTCGGAATTTGAGAGCTTTGTGTAGCGACCTCttctttttaatatgaaaaccAACGGTCTTAGCCATTTAACACTTCTTGAGAACTTGTATCAGCCGTTGGATCAACTCCTGTATTATTCCACAGCTTGCCATCTGTCCCCCAAAATTTCATGCTATTACTATGTTTTAGAAAAGGGCGTAAAGAACATTCTCTAGATTTATTACTATACACGAATTTGCACCCGTTTTCCTTCCGATTATGGTAATACATTTACGTTaacatttgaaaatgattaattttgattaaaaagtatgtttatttatttaaattagcTTGTTATGGTAATTTTCACACAtttatatcaat
It includes:
- the LOC18596692 gene encoding DUF724 domain-containing protein 2, whose translation is MDFKYDDPIEICKKEEGFSGIYYKAKYLAAMGSNKYLVRYDTRLTEDGYSPIVEAVDADEIRPLPPKSAHNIVVSDKVDAYVNLAWRVGTVIRKVDSNYHVKLDCDGKEAHCAFYNVRLHHEWRDGSWFDPESGSQSSQASTSAQGGQPATEGSIADTGDQGTQPKNEGD
- the LOC18596693 gene encoding DUF724 domain-containing protein 2, which produces MDFKHEDPVEICKKGEGFSGIYYNATFLAAIGRNRYLVRYDTRFNEDGYRKLVEAVDSDEIRPLPPKTAYTKFVVSDRVEAYVNLAWRVGTVTRKVDPNYYVKLDCNGREEHCAFYKVRLHLEWRNGRWSYPGSGSQSSQANTSAQGGQPATGGNIADTGDQGGQPKNEGDQPKPGQGRG
- the LOC18596691 gene encoding dof zinc finger protein DOF1.5 isoform X1, with the translated sequence MVMASQEGQGIKLFGTTIALHGRQVKEEQNKADHPALDKRPDKIIPCPRCKSMETKFCYFNNYNVNQPRHFCKGCQRYWTAGGALRNVPVGAGRRKAKPPGRDLGGFAEGCLYDGSSGVHQFELEGMALDEWQVAAANGGFRQIFPMKRRRISCSGQNQPTEESMIQFN
- the LOC18596691 gene encoding dof zinc finger protein DOF1.5 isoform X2, yielding MVMASQEGQGIKLFGTTIALHGRQVKEEQNKADHPALDKRPDKIIPCPRCKSMETKFCYFNNYNVNQPRHFCKGCQRYWTAGGALRNVPVGAGRRKAKPPGRDLGGFAEGCLYDGSSGVHQFELEGMALDEWQVAAANGGFRQIFPMKRRRISCSGEMC